In one window of Fulvia fulva chromosome 5, complete sequence DNA:
- a CDS encoding 2-oxo-Delta(3)-4,5,5-trimethylcyclopentenylacetyl-CoA monooxygenase translates to MVLEQNTESLSYCYSFDKELLQEWSWKQQFATQADTHEYIKRVATKHDLYQDIQFHTRIKSASWDEGRRIWTFADESGKSYRTRFFISCLGFLSAPTLPNIPGIEDFAGQSFHTNALASKIRAHDEIRWPAAGVIGTGATGIQTITTVSKEPSIKSLSVFQRTAKWSAPLRNSEITPERMAKHKGSYEELFQQCAESPSGFLHNSDPRKSLEVTDEERQAHWEKLYKEPGFGKWLGVFSDTYTDRRANKLYSDFIANKIRQRVHDPATAESLIPKNHGFGTRRVPLESGYFEAFNKPHVHLIDLQKTVGQRRDGKWSRHQLNPPSTL, encoded by the exons ATGGTACTGGAACAAAACACCGAGTCACTGTCATATTGCTACTCCTTCGACAAAGAGTTGCTTCAGGAATGGAGCTGGAAGCAGCAGTTCGCTACTCAAGCTGACACCCATGAGTATATCAAGCGTGTGGCCACGAAGCATGATTTGTATCAGGACATTCAGTTCCACACACGCATCAAGTCTGCAAGCTGGGACGAAGGACGTAGAATCTGGACCTTCGCGGATGAGTCGGGTAAATCATATCGTACTAGGTTCTTCATCAGCTGCCTGGGCTTCCTCTCCGCGCCAACTCTCCCGAATATCCCTGGCATCGAAGACTTTGCCGGCCAGTCCTTTCACACCAACGCGCTTGCCAGCAAAATCAGGGCTCATGACGAGATCCGCTGGCCAGCGGCTGGTGTGATCGGTACCGGAGCGACGGGCATCCAAACGATCACGACAGTATCGAAGGAGCCGTCCATCAAATCACTGAGCGTGTTCCAGCGAACAGCGAAGTGGTCAGCGCCTTTGCGCAACTCCGAGATCACACCTGAGCGGATGGCCAAGCACAAAGGCAGCTACGAGGAGCTTTTCCAGCAGTGTGCAGAATCACCAAGCGGCTTTCTCCATAACTCCGACCCTCGCAAGTCTCTAGAGGTCACGGACGAGGAACGACAAGCACACTGGGAGAAGCTTTACAAAGAACCCGGCTTCGGCAAGTGGCTTGGTGTCTTCAGCGATACATACACAGATCGCCGCGCGAACAAGCTATACTCCGACTTCATCGCCAACAAGATCCGGCAGCGAGTGCATGACCCTGCCACGGCTGAGAGCCTGATTCCAAAGAACCACGGCTTTGGCACGAGACGTGTCCCTCTCGAGAGTGGCTACTTCGAAGCCTTCAACAAACCTCACGTTCACCTCATCGATCTACAAAAGACTGTAGGACAACGGCGCGATGGCAAATGGTCAAGACACCAGCTCAAC CCTCCATCAACATTGTAG
- a CDS encoding Pumilio domain-containing protein, producing the protein MAPATRPGTINLEGLPQLNMGQSRSANGSGANSPIDAPAGSGSATGSRFPFANGRAGSPSKAFGGSLEGSSGSRLFPKRAREIQQQEGLSPQPWGPPTTGSGHSTPLRETIPESPGSDSFPDFDVGNLSTGSPGSLSASNSVRRSRAGTVPSRFPAMSSVGTTPTSAMPKSNRATPSPGLYQSGPPSSGDPQSANGTPLAQAALLSRMRAGSMPQRGLLNASSPFGNSLFASNWMAGRERASTLQSIRSSNEPSSPNASPADGDVRTLDYLGLVDTPQSGRERGLSRADMDMFMNQQRANGTGGVTIADLAALNAFNKNTANRFRSYSVNAKEKYADGPEEVLDEYEAMQQQLYSGTFTPNSETTAAQAAAINEAVRQHNLEVQAFANFASANRPRARTAGVLDSPSQRVLRNYMPTPSRLADSSMTAADLQSNDGSEFSGLATAVHNMNLNKKISYDNGLHPNLEAPTRSLWLGNIPSSTTVTSLNVIFSQFGQIEFARVLTHKSCGFVNFENVQSAMAAKAQCNGKEIFPGCGTIRIGFAKEQSASNTPGANGAYPSPSPDPFVSKHRIDSTHSGANNTAGGNINAETAAAALATPNLLELRDEIYGIVQQFGASPDDQERIAKSLENALRYDEYALEIPPIPEPSHSRVYDAPRLREIRKRIDNNSCGPMEIEQIALEMLPEVAELSSDYLGNTVVQKLFENCSEETKEAMLSEISPHLAEIGVHKNGTWAAQKVIDVARTSNQMHLIINALKPHAVNLFGDQYGNYVMQCCLRFQAPLNDFIFDSMLSKLWDIAQGRFGARAMRACLESHFATNDHKRLMAAAIALHSVQLATNSNGALLLTWFLDTCTFPQRRSVLAPRLSPHLTYLCTHKVAYLTVLKIINQRNEPEARDLILRALFFDEQTLTNIISDHTCGGTLIFKVLTTPFLDEAIRPECVENVRNVLLIIKAQPSQGYKRLMDEVGLSTRHGGTPISHDGRSSSKPRPVNGHLPHLDTNSNGYGRSPYGAPQHAQMGQAMTPDLQRSISMDSNGFDPYVQQYTHSPSMSNAGISPINPMQYQHAMLAQGQMARPPGFYGSPVGVTPSAGLPNGMGYGTASPGSQMMDPYRQMMGSMVPPGMGMQNGYQQQSYGNQMAGMNGYGQYQMPSQYYGPNHMQGQMASGNNRRGRAGPRY; encoded by the exons ATGGCCCCTGCAACTCGCCCAGGCACTATCAACCTCGAAGGTCTGCCTCAGCTCAACATGGGCCAGTCACGCTCTGCCAACGGCTCCGGTGCCAACTCGCCGATCGACGCTCCTGCAGGTTCAGGCTCAGCTACCGGCTCTCGTTTCCCATTTGCCAATGGTCGAGCAGGCTCGCCGTCCAAGGCTTTTGGGGGAAGTCTAGAAGGTAGCTCTGGCAGTCGCCTCTTTCCTAAACG CGCTCGTGAGATTCAGCAACAGGAAGGTCTTTCTCCCCAGCCCTGGGGTCCACCGACTACTGGTAGCGGACACTCCACTCCACTACGAGAGACCATCCCCGAATCACCCGGCAGCGATAGCTTTCCGGACTTTGACGTTGGTAACCTATCCACTGGCAGTCCAGGTTCGTTGTCTGCATCAAATTCAGTCCGACGCTCGCGAGCCGGCACTGTTCCCTCACGCTTTCCCGCCATGAGCTCAGTCGGTACCACGCCGACCTCGGCGATGCCCAAATCGAATCGAGCCACGCCCTCCCCCGGTCTATACCAGTCCGGTCCTCCTTCGTCAGGAGACCCACAGAGCGCCAACGGCACTCCACTTGCACAAGCAGCTCTTCTATCACGCATGAGAGCTGGTTCGATGCCGCAGCGAGGATTGCTGAACGCCTCGAGTCCATTCGGCAACTCTCTGTTCGCGAGCAATTGGATGGCTGGCAGAGAGCGAGCAAGCACCTTGCAGAGCATTAGATCGTCCAACGAACCATCTTCGCCGAATGCCTCACCAGCGGATGGTGATGTTAGAACTTTGGACTACCTGGGTCTGGTGGACACCCCACAGTCTGGCAGAGAAAGAGGTCTGTCAAGGGCGGATATGGACATGTTCATGAACCAACAGCGGGCAAATGGCACAGGAGGAGTCACTATTGCAGACTTGGCGGCACTCAATGCCTTCAACAAGAACACGGCGAATCGATTCCGATCGTATTCTGTCAATGCAAAAGAGAAATATGCAGATGGTCCGGAGGAAGTGCTGGACGAATACGAGGCAATGCAGCAACAGCTGTACTCGGGTACTTTCACACCAAACAGCGAGACTACAGCAGCCCAAGCGGCAGCGATCAATGAAGCCGTTCGGCAGCACAACCTCGAAGTACAGGCCTTCGCCAACTTTGCTAGTGCCAATCGgcctagagctcgtactgCGGGTGTGCTGGATTCGCCCTCACAGCGTGTCCTGCGCAACTACATGCCGACGCCATCACGACTTGCCGACAGCAGCATGACTGCGGCGGACCTGCAAAGCAACGATGGATCCGAATTCAGTGGCCTTGCGACTGCGGTCCATAACATGAACCTCAACAAGAAGATATCCTACGACAACGGTCTCCACCCGAATTTGGAAGCACCAACACGGTCGCTTTGGCTGGGCAATATTCCTTCGTCAACCACGGTCACGTCGCTGAATGTCATCTTCAGTCAGTTTGGTCAAATCGAGTTTGCACGAGTTCTCACACACAAGAGCTGTGGTTTTGTCAACTTTGAGAACGTTCAGAGTGCCATGGCAGCAAAAGCGCAATGCAATGGCAAAGAGATATTCCCTGGCTGCGGGACGATCAGGATTGGGTTTGCAAAGGAGCAGAGCGCCTCGAACACACCTGGAGCCAACGGCGCTTACCCATCACCAAGCCCGGATCCGTTCGTGTCGAAACACCGCATCGACAGCACCCATTCAGGCGCGAACAACACAGCTGGCGGCAACATCAACGCTGAGACGGCAGCGGCAGCCCTCGCTACTCCCAATCTGCTCGAGCTACGCGATGAGATATATGGCATAGTCCAGCAGTTTGGCGCTTCGCCAGATGACCAAGAGCGAATCGCCAAAAGCCTGGAAAATGCACTGCGCTATGATGAGTATGCGCTGGAAATTCCACCCATTCCTGAACCAAGTCACAGCAGAGTTTACGATGCACCACGTCTACGCGAGATACGCAAACGCATTGACAACAACTCTTGTGGCCCAATGGAGATTGAGCAGATTGCTCTCGAGATGCTGCCCGAAGTTGCCGAGCTGTCATCCGACTACCTTGGCAACACGGTGGTGCAAAAGCTGTTCGAGAACTGTTCCGAGGAGACCAAAGAAGCCATGCTATCCGAGATCTCGCCGCACTTGGCTGAGATTGGTGTGCACAAGAACGGTACCTGGGCAGCCCAAAAGGTCATCGATGTTGCCAGGACTTCGAACCAGATGCACTTGATCATTAACGCGCTCAAGCCTCATGCCGTCAATCTTTTTGGTGACCAATATGGTAACTACGTGATGCAGTGCTGCCTACGCTTCCAAGCACCACTCAACGACTTCATCTTCGATTCGATGCTGAGCAAGCTCTGGGACATTGCTCAAGGAAGGTTCGGAGCTCGTGCCATGCGCGCCTGTCTCGAAAGCCATTTCGCCACCAACGACCACAAGAGGCTGATGGCCGCGGCCATTGCACTTCACAGTGTACAATTGGCCACCAACTCGAACGGGGCGCTTCTCTTGACTTGGTTCCTGGACACATGTACCTTTCCCCAGCGACGTTCAGTATTGGCCCCGAGACTTTCCCCCCACCTTACTTACCTCTGTACCCACAAAGTTGCCTACCTCACTGTTCTGAAGATCATCAACCAACGAAACGAGCCGGAGGCCAGAGACCTCATTCTCCGTGCGCTCTTCTTCGACGAACAGACTTTGACCAACATCATCAGTGACCATACCTGCGGCGGAACGCTCATCTTCAAGGTTCTGACCACTCCCTTCTTGGACGAGGCCATACGACCAGAGTGCGTGGAGAATGTCCGAAACGTGCTCCTGATCATCAAGGCACAGCCATCACAGGGTTACAAGCGTCTGATGGATGAGGTCGGTCTTTCCACACGTCACGGTGGCACACCCATCAGCCACGACGGGCGTTCCAGCTCCAAGCCTCGCCCGGTCAACGGCCACCTTCCACATCTGGACACGAATTCAAACGGCTACGGACGTTCTCCTTATGGCGCGCCTCAGCATGCCCAGATGGGCCAAGCCATGACGCCCGATCTGCAACGCTCAATCAGCATGGATTCGAACGGCTTTGACCCGTACGTGCAGCAGTATACTCACAGTCCTTCCATGTCAAACGCTGGCATCAGTCCCATCAATCCGATGCAATACCAGCATGCCATGCTCGCGCAGGGCCAGATGGCGAGACCTCCTGGGTTCTATGGCAGCCCGGTTGGTGTCACGCCAAGCGCAGGCTTGCCAAATGGCATGGGGTATGGCACAGCGTCTCCAGGGTCTCAAATGATGGATCCATACCGTCAAATGATGGGCTCGATGGTGCCACCTGGCATGGGTATGCAGAACGGATACCAGCAACAGAGCTATGGGAACCAAATGGCTGGCATGAACGGCTATGGGCAGTATCAGATGCCGTCTCAATACTATGGCCCAAATCACATGCAGGGACAGATGGCATCGGGCAACAACCGCAGAGGCAGAGCAGGTCCTCGGTACTAA
- a CDS encoding Oxidase ucsJ yields MWRLLPRPEAVTSCILDVLVDKQYTRAIVSNGYIGGDALYAIATAHPDWDITCLVRNSDKGAKVAKQYPQIKFVYGTLDDADLIEGEVKKADIVCNFANADHEVAANAIARGLAAHDPSLPGFLIHTSGTGILMFEDLRDKTFGTQFRDKVYDDLEGVADVTSLPDDAPHRTVDKIVLKVGTDHADRAKTAIVSPPTIYGPGRGPDNQRSHQLPELCRVTIERGHAIKVNEGKTYWTNIHVHDLSDLYLKLAEEAAAGGSTKEWPDKPATWGAEGYYFAENGEHVWREVSQWVATEAKKQNLASTDEVKSVSPEEAGKATASGQALSAKLSGAPPAVAEPSVAAYFSAGSRQVSALRTR; encoded by the exons ATGTGGCGCCTGCTCCCACGACCGGAAGCGGTGACATCCTGCATCCTCGATGTCTTGGTCGACAAGCAATACACGCGTGCTATCGTGTCGAAC GGCTACATCGGCGGTGATGCCCTGTATGCTATAGCCACTGCCCATCCTGACTGGGACATCACTTGTCTGGTCAGAAACAGCGACAAGGGAGCCAAGGTTGCGAAGCAATACCCACAAATCAAGTTCGTCTACGGTACCCTAGATGATGCGGACTTGATCGAGGGCGAAGTGAAGAAAGCAGATATCGTTTGCA ACTTCGCCAATGCCGATCATGAGGTCGCCGCAAACGCCATAGCTCGTGGTCTTGCCGCGCATGATCCATCACTTCCCGGTTTCTTGATTCACACATCAGGCACAGGCATCTTGATGTTTGAAGATCTCCGAGACAAGACTTTTGGTACCCAGTTCCGCGACAAGGTGTACGACGACCTCGAGGGTGTCGCTGACGTTACGTCCTTGCCTGACGATGCACCGCATAGGACCGTGGACAAGATTGTGCTCAAAGTCGGGACAGACCACGCTGATCGAGCCAAGACAGCTATAGTCTCCCCACCAACGATCTATGGCCCAGGTCGTGGTCCTGACAATCAGCGGTCTCATCAGCTTCCAGAGCTCTGCCGCGTGACCATCGAGCGAGGTCACGCTATCAAGGTCAACGAAGGCAAGACTTACTGGACCAACATTCATGTTCACGATCTGTCAGATCTGTACCTGAAGTTAGCAGAAGAAGCTGCTGCCGGTGGCTCTACCAAAGAATGGCCCGACAAGCCAGCGACATGGGGCGCCGAGGGATACTACTTTGCGGAGAACGGTGAGCACGTCTGGCGAGAGGTCAGTCAATGGGTCGCTACGGAGGCGAAGAAGCAGAATCTTGCTTCTACGGACGAGGTCAAGTCTGTCTCTCCAGAGGAAGCCGGCAAAGCCACGGCGTCCGGCCAAGCTCTTTCGGCCAAGCTCTCTGGGGCGCCACCAGCCGTTGCAGAGCCAAGCGTGGCAGCGTACTTTTCGGCTGGAAGCCGACAGGTGTCAGCTTTAAGGACGAGGTGA
- a CDS encoding Short-chain dehydrogenase srdC, protein MDVPGFALITGAVSGIGRACAKGFAAEGSAGVALLDMNLKDLQAVQSEVQAISPTCQAVVHQVNVTDEQQVDKIVDEVAQRFGRLEYVVNAAGVAMKHQENPGFLEVNLDGTFFVLRAAAKVMLKQEPIKSLIHGRELQRGSIVNFSSIQGVVGITLSASYTASKHAIIGLTRSASEDYADQGLRINAICPGDTETPLTTRNPDVLKAMQERVGTAVPMQRMGKPSFVTGSALMVDGGYCQR, encoded by the exons ATGGACGTACCAGGCTTCGCTCTGATCACAGGGGCGGTGTCGGGCATTGGCCGAGCCTGTGCGAAGGGGTTCGCAGCCGAGGGCAGCGCTGGCGTGGCATTGCTGGACATGAACTTGAAGGATCTCCAAGCTGTGCAGAGTGAAGTGCAAGCGATCAGTCCAACATGCCAGGCCGTGGTCCACCAAGTTAACGTGACCGATGAGCAGCAAGTCGACAAGATTGTGGATGAGGTTGCTCAACGATTCGGTCGACTCGAGTATGTCGTGAACGCGGCAGGCGTTGCGATGAAACACCAAG AGAATCCTGGATTCCTGGAGGTGAACCTGGATGGCACCTTTTTCGTTCTGCGCGCTGCTGCGAAGGTTATGCTGAAGCAAGAGCCTATCAAATCCTTGATTCATGGTCGAGAGTTGCAAAGAGGCTCGATCGTCAACTTCAGCTCGATACAAGGCGTTGTCGGCATTACGCTCTCGGCATCATACACAGCTTCGAAGCACGCTATAATTGGATTGACGAGATCAGCATCAGAAGACTATGCAGACCAGGGCCTCCGGATCAATGCGATTTGTCCTGGTGATACCGAAACGCCGTTGACGACACGGAATCCGGATGTGTTGAAGGCGATGCAGGAACGGGTGGGCACTGCAGTGCCAATGCAGCGGATGGGCAAGCCATCGTTCGTGACTGGCTCAGCATTGATGGTTGATGGCGGCTACTGTCAAAGATAG
- a CDS encoding Short-chain dehydrogenase/reductase ABA4: MIAVNFVPEDLASKERLTDTMMASFEGKVDLDQIVITGAASGMGLATAELLASRGALLSLADVNAQAVQRAANSLSRFEGQHLAIVVDVRISKEEDAWMTATVENFGELDGALNMAGIIKTAKPITKVTDDEWDMTFTAYLNCLRAQLGAMRGGASIVSAASALGQFGSVGNGAYCASKAAVIGLTRTAAKENQTIRVNAVS; this comes from the exons ATGATTGCAGTGAACTTTGTACCCGAGGATTTGGCCAGCAAAGAACGGCTTACGGACACAATGATGGCATCCTTCGAAGGCAAAGTC GATCTTGATCAAATTGTCATCACCGGCGCTGCCAGTGGGATGGGACTCGCAACAGCAGAGCTGCTCGCCTCGCGTGGAGCACTGTTATCACTCGCCGACGTCAACGCACAAGCAGTGCAACGCGCAGCAAACTCGTTGTCTCGATTCGAAGGACAGCATCTAGCAATCGTTGTCGACGTCCGCATCAGCAAAGAAGAGGACGCCTGGATGACAGCAACCGTTGAGAACTTTGGCGAGCTGGATGGCGCTCTAAACATGGCGGGCATCATCAAGACTGCCAAACCCATCACAAAAGTCACCGATGATGAATGGGACATGACCTTCACC GCGTATTTAAACTGCCTCAGAGCACAACTGGGAGCTATGAGAGGTGGTGCTAGCATCGTCAGTGCTGCTAGTGCCCTTGGCCAGTTCGGCTCTGTTGGTAATGGTGCTTACTGTGCGAGCAAGGCCGCCGTCATCGGTCTGACCAGGACGGCTGCGAAGGAGAATCAGACGATCAGAGTCAATGCTGTGTCGTAA